From the Vulpes lagopus strain Blue_001 chromosome 15, ASM1834538v1, whole genome shotgun sequence genome, one window contains:
- the LOC121475923 gene encoding olfactory receptor 10A3-like, whose translation MLSTTGMKRQNQSSVVEFILLGFSNFPELQEQLFGVFLAVYLVTLMGNAIIIIIICFEQRLHVPMYLFLQNLSVVDVSFSAVIMPEMLVVLTREKTSISFMSCFAQMYFILFFGGTECFLLGTMAYDRFAAICHPLSYPMIMNKRVFMKLVMFSWVSGIMVATVQTTWVFSFPFCGPNEINHLFCETPPVLELACADTFLFEIYAFTGTILIVMVPFVLILLSYIRILFAILRMPSATGRQKAFSTCASHLTSVTLFYGTASMTYLQPKSAYSPETKKLMSLSYSLLTPLLNPLIYSFRNSEMKRALMKLWRRRVDIHAF comes from the coding sequence ATGCTCTCCACCACTGGAATGAAAAGGCAAAATCAAAGCTCTGTGGTTGAATTCATCCTCTTGGGCTTTTCTAACTTTCCTGAACTCCAAGAGCAGCTCTTTGGGGTTTTCCTGGCTGtttacctggtgactctgatggGAAATGCCATCATTATAATCATCATCTGCTTCGAACAGAGACTCCACGTGCCCATGTACCTGTTTCTCCAGAACCTGTCTGTGGTGGACGTGAGTTTCAGCGCAGTCATTATGCCTGAAATGCTGGTGGTCCTCACCAGGGAGAAAACGTCCATTTCATTTATGAGCTGTTTTGCACAGATgtatttcatccttttctttggTGGCACTGAATGTTTTCTCCTGGGGACGATGGCTTATGACCGATTTGCTGCAATCTGTCACCCTCTGAGCTACCCAATGATTATGAACAAAAGGGTTTTCATGAAATTAGTAATGTTCTcatgggtctccgggatcatggtGGCTACTGTGCAGACCACATgggttttcagttttcctttttgtggCCCCAACGAAATCAATCATCTCTTCTGTGAGACTCCCCCAGTGCTAGAACTTGCATGTGCAGACACGTTTCTGTTTGAAATCTATGCATTCACTGGCACCATTTTGATTGTCATGGTTCCTTTTGTGTTGATACTCTTGTCATACATTCGGATTCTCTTTGCCATCCTGAGGATGCCATCAGCCACTGGGAGGCAAAAGGCCTTTTCCACTTGTGCCTCCCATCTGACGTCTGTGACCCTCTTCTATGGCACAGCCAGTATGACTTATTTACAACCCAAATCTGCCTACTCCCCAGAAACCAAGAAGCTGATGTCATTGTCTTACTCACTTCTTACACCTCTGCTGAATCCACTGATCTACAGCTTCAGAAATAGTGAGATGAAAAGAGCTTTGATGAAACTATGGCGAAGAAGAGTGGATATACATGCATTCTGA